The following are encoded together in the Erpetoichthys calabaricus chromosome 16, fErpCal1.3, whole genome shotgun sequence genome:
- the isca2 gene encoding iron-sulfur cluster assembly 2 homolog, mitochondrial: MWRAVLWKTLAENWCRALPVVRSSTKTCLPSLSFPFHPTNGISLKQCSSSVLQKDYDIKSSSGKLNLSDACIKKLQEIKGNGEFLRVLIQGGGCSGFQYKFSLDNSVSEDDRVFEQDGVMVVVDKESLNFINGATLDYSEELIRSSFQIVNNPQADHGCSCGTSFSVKL; this comes from the exons ATGTGGAGAGCTGTGTTGTGGAAGACATTGGCTGAAAACTGGTGCAG GGCATTGCCTGTAGTCCGGAGCAGTACCAAAACATGTCTTCCAAGTTTGAGTTTTCCATTCCATCCAACAAATGGCATATCTCTGAAGCAGTGCAGCTCATCAGTTTTGCAGAAAGACTATGATATAAAGTCTAGCTCTGGAAAACTAAATTTGAGTGATGCATGCATTAAG AAGTTAcaagaaataaagggaaatggAGAGTTCTTGAGAGTTCTAATACAAGGTGGAGGTTGCTCTGGATTTCAATATAAATTTTCCTTGGATAATTCTGTCAGTGAAGATGACAG AGTATTTGAACAGGATGGAGTGATGGTTGTTGTTGACAAGGAAAGTCTGAATTTCATTAATGGGGCCACACTTGATTACAGTGAAGAACTGATCCGTTCATCCTTTCAGATTGTTAACAATCCCCAGGCTGATCACGGCTGCTCTTGTGGAACTTCTTTTTCTGTTAAGCTTTAA
- the LOC114666637 gene encoding NPC intracellular cholesterol transporter 2-like isoform X1, whose protein sequence is MLNLVISEELTTVATMIKQGLAFFFLSLIVVCNADPIKFVDCGSKVGKIVYVDISPCPTEPCVLQKGKAYSVNVTFNSNVDSEISKAVVHGIIAGVPIPFPIPIDDGCKSGIKCPMTKDQIYNYVNELTVKSEYPSIKLVVEWELRDQTKTDYFCFKFPVEISS, encoded by the exons ATGCTGAATTTAGTAATTTCTGAAGAG CTGACAACTGTGGCGACAATGATAAAACAAGGCCtggctttcttctttctttcattgATTGTTGTCTGCAATGCGGATCCGATCAAATTCGTCGATTGTG GTTCCAAAGTGGGTAAAATAGTTTATGTTGATATCTCACCCTGCCCAACTGAACCTTGTGTTTTGCAGAAGGGAAAGGCATATTCTGTCAACGTGACATTCAACAGTA ATGTAGACAGTGAAATCAGCAAAGCCGTTGTCCATGGAATAATTGCGGGTGTTCCTATTCCATTTCCTATACCAATAGATGATGGCTGTAAATCTGGTATTAAATGCCCAATGACCAAAGACCAGATATATAATTATGTCAATGAATTAACTGTAAAGTCAGAATACCCCTCA ATTAAACTGGTTGTAGAGTGGGAGCTGAGGGATCAAACTAAAACAGACTACTTCTGCTTTAAATTTCCAGTTGAAATCAGCAGTTAA
- the LOC114666637 gene encoding NPC intracellular cholesterol transporter 2-like isoform X2 → MIKQGLAFFFLSLIVVCNADPIKFVDCGSKVGKIVYVDISPCPTEPCVLQKGKAYSVNVTFNSNVDSEISKAVVHGIIAGVPIPFPIPIDDGCKSGIKCPMTKDQIYNYVNELTVKSEYPSIKLVVEWELRDQTKTDYFCFKFPVEISS, encoded by the exons ATGATAAAACAAGGCCtggctttcttctttctttcattgATTGTTGTCTGCAATGCGGATCCGATCAAATTCGTCGATTGTG GTTCCAAAGTGGGTAAAATAGTTTATGTTGATATCTCACCCTGCCCAACTGAACCTTGTGTTTTGCAGAAGGGAAAGGCATATTCTGTCAACGTGACATTCAACAGTA ATGTAGACAGTGAAATCAGCAAAGCCGTTGTCCATGGAATAATTGCGGGTGTTCCTATTCCATTTCCTATACCAATAGATGATGGCTGTAAATCTGGTATTAAATGCCCAATGACCAAAGACCAGATATATAATTATGTCAATGAATTAACTGTAAAGTCAGAATACCCCTCA ATTAAACTGGTTGTAGAGTGGGAGCTGAGGGATCAAACTAAAACAGACTACTTCTGCTTTAAATTTCCAGTTGAAATCAGCAGTTAA